The sequence ttcctaatggcagttaccaaaaaaaaaaacctttattaaATCACTGTATGGCCTGACCGCTAACCTTGAAGTGTGCTTTTAATTTAACAGGTTTCAGTGACAACAACACAGGGAAAAAGCATTCAGGGAGAAGCTTCACACCCACACGATCCTCAGAGGGTTTGTTCCACATTTTCTGTTTCAGCAGCAGTCCCACGACAGGTTTGTTTCACAATCAAATCCCTGCTTCTAAAACATGTACACAGACTCTGATATCAATAGTGGTGGTGCACAATACGTGAAAATATTCCCTCTGGTTCTTTTCCatctcccagggcagccaggaaCCCTTCCTGTCTCCTCCTCTGGGCTAAAGCTGCCAGGGACTTGAATGTCTTTGGCTCATAAATTGCCAAGTCAGCCAGAACTTTTCTGTTCAGCTCCACCTGGGActaaaggcaagaaaaaaattgttggtTAAGGACTGTGATTTTTAGGAACAACACCACAACTCttagttttaaatatatttaaattaaataggTTTTACTAAATATAAGAAAATTTTATCattacataaaattaaatttattttattaaatataatgaacactttattaaatataattaacGCTCTTTACTGTTTATATAAACACTCTTCATTAAGTATGATTAAACACTCTTAAGGCTTAAGACCTGAGGTCTTAAAGCAGATTAGCTTTTTTCTACCCTGTGCAGTTTGGAGCTGTTAAAGACTGTCAGACACTCCCTGGCCATGGATGTGTCATTAACCCACcatgtaaaaattatttcctgccTTTCTCTAAAGTTTTTCTGGTAGAAACCAAGAGCTGAAGAAAAATCCCCGATTTTGCTCAAGGCCACGTGTTCCAGGTGAATCCATGGCATCTGTTTCAgctcaaataaattaaaacagaatCACCAAATTGAAACAAATTTCCagcatgttttaaaaacaaGGGACACCAGCACCAAGTTTCTGCATTCTCCACGCTTACCAAATCACAGTTATAGTGAAAAGAATAAGGAtttcttaggttttttttcGGTTTTTTGCTAATCCAagctttgtatttttaaatctcttcaagtaaaaggaaaagcagctgtCACTGaatggcaaaaaaaccccaacacacTTTAACAGTCTCATTCCTAAGTTTTGGGGACAGAACGTGAGATAGAGCTATAATGTTCACCAGGATAAAAGAGAATAATCCACATAGGGAAGAGAAATAGTTTAGGGCATGACTTAGTTCCTGAAATGGATGAAACAGCTTTCACAAGCGGAAGGCCTTTCATCACTCATTACTTTAATCACACATCACTAATTAGTAAATAATTCTCCTCCAAACCACATCCTTACCTTGACCAGGTTGCTTATGAAGGCTGGGTACTTCAAACCATGTTCAAGGGAAGCTGCTTCAATCCTTGTGATCCAGAGCTGAAGgtgtaaaaaaatcaatatattgcatgataaaatactttaaaataaacccTTTGCCACGCCGGTTTGCTCACACTTATGAAATACAACATtttcatggaatatcctgagctggaagggacccacaagaaaatgctgctttcaACTCCTACTTTTCACTTAGAAACTCTGTGGGGCTGTTTTTAAACCCCTCAGATTAATAAAAGCAATTGTTTCTCTTCTGCCTGGCTCCCATTTGGATGTTTCCACCCAACATTTTGCTCTTTACCGCTCTGAGGAatcttttcttctccctcctgGCCTTGGTGGACCTCACGAAAGCCCTGCGGACGCTCCTCACTGCCAGCTTGTAGCAGCGGTTCTTCCTGCCACGAAAATGCTGCAAAAAAGACCCAGGATGATCTAATTCAATTAGATTTAAAGATGTAACACTAATAAAGCTCATTTGCATTCACAGCTCTCCGCAACAAGGGTCGCTGAACCCTTCACAAGCACCCCCTAAGCCTTCAGCTGGCACgtaatgaaaatattctttccttgttttttttactgtggATATATACGGAATGTAATGTCATATGGAATATAATATCatagaaatgtaatttttatcatGGAAAACCTGAAGCTGAGGAGTTGGAGCAGGGTGGAAAAATCTCCGTTCATCAGAGGCAAAACCAGGCCTCACTTTGGGCTGTGGTTCTGTGGGAAAGGCAATCACAAAACCATGGGCAGTGCTTTCACCCAGCACTGAATCCAAGAATTTATTCTCATTCCTGAGCTCCCCTCTGTTGTGTTATGaacacagggatggggcatttcATTTgccaaaaacagaaaaaaaaatcgaATTTGTTTTCTGACATCCATCTAACACAACACAGGAAAAAGCAGCCAGTGCTGCACCAGGGTGctataaaaccaaaatattctgACTTCCTTCAACTTTTTCTATCTCATTATTACAGCAAGATGTACTGCCTAGGATGCCCTTGAGAAAGGTTCATCCCTAGCCTCGGCACCGCAGCTTGGACcgcagcacaaatccaaaatgcaaaacaattcACAAGGCACTTGAGAACAAGGTTGATTTCCTTCCCAGCTTCTTTACCCAAAGAAAAAGCCCTCAAGAAGGAAACACAACcagcacacagaaacacagggGGATGGGGCACAGGGGGATTCGAGCACAAGGGGATGGGGCACAGGGGGATTTGGGCACAAGGGGATGGGGCACAAGGGGATGGGGCACAGGGGGATTCGGGCACAGGGGGATTTGGGCACAGGGGGATTTGGGCACAGGGGGATGGGGCACAGGGGGATGGGGCACAAGGGGATTCGGGCACAGGGGGATTCGGGCACAGGGGGATGGGGCACAGGGGGATTCGGGCACAGGGGGATGGGGCACACGGGGATGGGGCACAGGGGGATTCGGGCACAAGGGGATGGGGCACAGGGGGATGGGGCACAGGGGGATTTGGGCACAGGGGGATTTGGGCACAAGGGGATGGGGCACAAGGGGATGGGGCACAGGGGGATGGGGCACGGGGGGATTCGGGCACAGGGGGATGGGGCACAGGGGGATTCGGGCACAGGGGGATGGGGCACAGGGGGATGGGGCACAAGGGGATGGGGCACAGGGGGATTCGGGCACAGGGGGATGGGGCACGGGGGGATTCGGGCACAGGGGGATGGGGCACAGGGGGATGCGGGCACAGGGGGATTTGGGCACAGGGGGATGGAGCACAGGGGGATTCGGGCACAGGGGGATGGGGCACACGGGGATGCGGGGGTCCCGCACTCACCCTCGCGTACTTGAGCACCTCCTGCACCCTCCAGAAGCGATCCGAGAGGCGGCTGCGCACCCAGCGCGCCGCGCTCAGCACCACCATGGCTGCGGCACGGCGCGGCGCCTTCCGGGGCGGCACCGAGCGCGCCCGGCTTCCTCCGGTCCTGCCCCCGAGCCTTCCCCTGATCCTGCCCCCGAGCCTTCCCCCGATCCTGCCCCCGAGCCTTCCCCTGATCCTGCCCCCGAGCCTTCCCCCGATCCTGCCCCCGAGCCTTCCCCTGATCCTGCCCCCGAGCCTCGCCGGGCTTCCTTAGGACCTTCCCCCGTTCTTCCTCTGGTCCTGCCCCAGCCTTCCCGGTCCTTTCTCCGGTCATTCCTCcgctccttcccttctcctgcttctTCTTCTGATTCTTCCCCCCCGAGCTTTCCCGGTCCTTCCTCCCGTCCTTCCTCCAGCCTTTCCCCCGTTCCTTCCCCCGGTCGTTCCACCGGTCCTTCTCCTGATTCTTCCCCGTCGtttttccagctcttcctccagttcttccccttctccccattttccccttgcCCTTCCTTcagtcctgctgtccccagccctttTCCCGGTCCTTCCCCGGCCTTTTCCCAGGTCTCCCCCAGCCTTGCTGCCTCCCCCGGCTCCTCTCCACAGCACAGTGGCTTTTCCCTGATGGTTTTATAAAAACTATCCTTTGCCCCAGCCTGAGGACAGCCGTGTAGTCACGGAATATCCTGaattggaaaggacccacagggattatccagcccagcccctggccctgcacagacaccccaaaatcccactctATGCACCCCTGGGAGTGttgtccaaaccctcctggagctcctggagctgtgctcGTTGCCTGTCAGTGCCCCAGAACAGTCTAGGGGATGAACCTTGCCCAAAATCCagcctaaaccttccctgacacagCTGCAGCCATTTCCTCGGGTCACCAGAAACCTTCACCCTCTCGGTGAAGAACCTTTAGCTGATCCCAGCCCTCTCTAGCGACCACGGCACCCTCATCACCCACCCGAGGTGTgacccaaaccatcccaaacccagagctcagctgggagcaggCACACACGGTGTGCTGGGCTTGTACCAAAATTCCCTGTGAAAAGGAGCTGGCCTGCTTGGAACGTGCATCCCCATAGCTCAgcgagggatttgggattttggatcCCCAGCAGCGCTCCAGCCACCAATGTGAGGAGATCTGGTGTTGTTTTCGGTGGCTGGGAGGATTCCATGGTGGATAACAAGTCTTACAGCATCCcctaagggttagggttagagaaTAAGAGACATAAATTGAAAATTTATGAACTGCAGCAAACCACAAGATGGTGCTGCCAGAAAATGATTCCATGGGAGCAGCAGTCCTTGGCGTCAGAGAACTGATGGATTTTTCTGATGCTCTTTAATCATCACCACTTCCAGCATCTCAAAGCAATCATGCTCCTCTTATAAAATGCTCCATCATCAAGATCTTCCCCACTTCTGGGAAAGTTCTTGTCAAGAATGAAGAAAATTCAGAGAATTAGAGAGAAATCTTTCTTCATATCGCTGAGGTTTGTCTGACACAAAGTTCGCTTGGTTATTACAAGAAcctttagaaaataaatgtacaGAACACAATTTTCAGACCTCCCTGAAAAggttaaaatgcattttcatgaCAGCAAAAGAATTTTGGAAAGTTTCGCTGGATTTAGCAAAGCTTCTTAGAATTTATGGCACTTTTATGAATGCTTAAATTGTGTTTCACCACACCCCTTGGCCATCACCAGCAGATGGTAAAAGCAGCTGTAGGATTTTTAGTTGCCCAGCACCGAGTTAATCTTTCCACGGTTTAAGCCTAAAATTGATTTCTCTTCCTATAGTTTTGAGTTGGATTCTTTCTGTTTGTGTGACTCGTCCTTTTTTTCACTTCAAAGGCATAAAtcaaatttgaaaaatattatgtCTTTAAATCTAAACAGAGTTTAGACAGACAAAGTAACCACTGAGACTCTCAGAGCTCCCTGCCACTTGTCACATTTATGGTTTCCTGCCCAgcttcagattttattattaaCACTGGCTCTGGCCTGTGCAGCACTGAAAACAGGATGGATGCAGCCGTTCTTTATTTCCCTCGGGATGTCTGGACAGATCTGAGAAGAGATTTCACATTTTGCAGCTTGAGTGGAGGCTGCTGCCCTGCAAAGTCCCCTGGGAGCCATCCAGCCCCAGAGTGCAGGGAAGGAGCACGATGGAAATGGACTTGTCACACTCTGCTGGCTGCCTGAGAGGTTGtttctctctgtattttttaatatctgtctCTTATTACTCTCACTGTATCTTGGAGGCTACACAGGCATGGAGATGGCACTGAAATTCTTAAATAGCATTGATCTTATGAGGTAGATGAAAGAATTGATAATTGCTGTGCCTCCTCTATGAGAGTATCAGTATGTTCTGCAAACAACAGATGACTGCAGGGAACAGCTGATTTCTGAGGAATACAGTGATGATTATCAATTTCtctaaggtttttttttttttttaatctagagAGGAATTTTAGAAAATGAATCAGAGGCAGAATAATTAAAGTTGGAGAGGGACCATCTTGAGCTGGGGATGGATGGCTGGAGCGTGGCTCTGGGGTGCTGCGTGTTCCTCCCCAGCCGTGGGGAGACAGATGTGAAGGATTGGCCAGCACGGAGAGCACTGAGGCTGTTCTGTGAACACAGCAGCCTTGCAAAGCTGAGCTCAGGAGGGACCACACTGCTGGCTGTGAGTGGCTGTGACTGCAGGCAGCTGAGAGCAGTGACACCACCACACACTGCTCCCATCTCTGCTgcaggggagggcagcagggctccagAGGCTGGGGAACAgctcctgcccttcctcttccctgctcaCCTCCTTTGGATGAGACCTGGGCAGGAATATTTGCTTGGCTACAGGGTGAAGAGCATGGGAAGGTGATTTGAAGACAAGGAACTGCCTGTGGGTGCCTAAACCTGATATTCTCAGCACCCAGACTTGATATTCTGAATACCTAAGCCTGATCTGATGAATACCTAAGCCTGACATCCTGAACATCCAAACCTGATATCCTGAACCTAAGCCTGACACCCTGAGCACCCAGCTGGGCTCGAAGGTGGAGGGGGATACCAAAGCCCACTGAGCAGCCCATCACAGCCACCACAGCAACCCTTTGGAACCTCTTGGGATCGTAATCCTGGGGAAAAACAGCAGCGAATTCCGTAGGACTCTGGAttctaaaccaaaacaaaaattactgcCAAACTTCCAGCAGATCTACGTTGGGACTGAGGCTGGGAAAAGCATCTGAAGGAAgccagctgtgctgagcaggggAGCTGGGAGCCCAAGGAGAGCTTTCCTTGCTTGCTCCATGATGATCTCTGCTTAGGGGCTCCTGGAAGAGGCAGAAGAAGCCTTTGCGAGCTCCTTCCCATCTCTGTTAGACCAAaagcaaggaaatatttttggcTAAGAGCGTGGGTTGGTGTTGGTAGATCTTCTTGAAGGATGTCTGGCCAGGAGCCTGAGGACTTTGGAGCAGAAGTGCTGTCGGAAAAGTCGCGGATGATGCCTGGGCTCCCCCCGTACGACATGGACGAGCGGCTCCTTCCCGGggagccccgcagccccggctgctgcctggcctgggccctgctgaTAGGAGCCACCAACTCCCTGGTCTtcctcctcaatttgctcctgATGTTTGTGATTTTCACCGTCGTGCTGCTTCCTACCATCGTGGTGGTTTATTTTGGCTTCCAGTGCCACTCCCAGGTAAGTGCCACTCCTCAAGGGCAGGGCCTCACCTGAGGGTTCCTTTGAGCTCCAGGTGAGCGGTGGCTGTAAAGGCCAGGCAGGACTCCCcaggttttgattttgtttcccCGAGGAAACAGATTTTTCCCCGTGTGAATAGTCTGGGCTGACAAGGAAAATTGGGCAATGAAGTTGTGTCCCCATGGAAGCGCCAAGCTGAGGTGCCAGGTGAGGTGAacgcgctccctgccctggtggagttgctgtttgcattttaatttcacaATATTTCTCTCTTCCCTTGGATTTTTTTGTCACTGAGAGCTGCCAACCTGAGCTCCAGAGCTCACAGtcctgcctgggctctgctAGGGTTTGCTGCTTTCTGTTTAAGTGAGTTTAAGATCCATTAGGACCTGTCTAATGATAGGATTAGTAAAATCTGACAGAATATATAATCCCCTTCTCGTGCCAGTCTAACATTCCTGTTCCCAAACATTCTGTGCATTCCTCACACCAAAAACGAGCCTCTTTTGTCTATCCAGGCTCTCTTTGCTGCCCTCTGCATTTGCATCATTTCCTTATTTACAAACCCCTTCTTGGTATAGCCCTTTAAACATTGTTGGGATCACTTGACCACGGGTGGATATTAAAGAACAATTCCCTGTTTTCCTTGCAGGCACGGACTGTTAGACCAGCTCAATGGGCCTTTTTCATTAAGTCATAAACAGGGCCTGCAAATTGGactgaaaatgggaaaaaaccctcCCAGAACTGCCCCTTCCAGCTTCCCTCAccttggaaaaccccaaattctcctCTGCACGCACACCCAAAGGCTTGGAGGAGATGCAGAATGTTTTTGAGTGCAGCCAAGTGGACCAGAAGTGGAAGCccctgagctgctggaagctgtgAGGAGACTTTTAAActcagctttttctttcttgcaatCACAGCAAGGGACTGTGGCTCCACCAGAGCTGGTTTTGAGCATCTCGGCAGCCAGAGGCTGATTTCTGCACTGCAGCTCCATTAGGTGGATTTATTGTTGATTTTTAGCGTGGTGGGCTGTATTCCTTTCACTgctgaaaggagaaaagaataaaatctgGGGACATACCACATTCAGGCAGGCCCAGGACGGTTTTCTTTGCAAGTGGCAGATTTTTCGGGCAGAAATAAGTGTACACACCAAGGGGTCTGGAGAGCCACAGAATGACCAGCACCTGTCTGCAGAATCAAAcagatttctgtatttctatttatttttatatttatttttatttatatatttataaagatattttacattcctttttatttctataaaatacaaatgtatatgtttaatataaatttataatataatatattttgaaaataggttttatttatttatttgtttgtttttcccagtGTTGTGCCACCCACACTGATGTAGCACCAGGAGGCTTTTGGATTTGGTTTGTGCCTATCAAATGCTATTGGATGATTGAATAGAGATGAGTGTTTCCTGCTCCAGGATCAGTGTGCAGTGCTCTTGTCTCACAGGGATCATTGAAAGCTTGATTAAGATGTGATATCAGTCACAGAGTGTACCTGAGGATCACTCAGCTCTGAGAGAGGgagcaaaagaaaatgttttatttttgcatgaaaACATTGGAAACTCCAGGGTGTTTTGGCCACTGCTGTCAGCACCAGGCCATGTGACAGGGTTGGGTTCATGTGGGacttttcacagaatcacagaattcacagaattcacaaaatccacagaattcacagaatccccagtatggaagagaccttcaagatcattgagtccaacccagccccaacacctcaacccaaccctggcacccagtgccacatccaggctttgttaaacacacccagggctggagactccaccacctccctgggcagggagaacTTTATCATCCTTTCCATAAAAAACCTTATCCCCCTTTCTGTCAAAAACCTTATCCCCCTTTCTGTAAAAACCTTTCCCCCAGtatccaacctgtatttcccttggtgGAACTcaaggctgtgtgctctggttctgtcagttcctggagaaagagcccaagCCCACCTGGCCACAGCCAAATTTCAGGGAGCTGTAGGGAGGGATAAGGTCACTCATTGGAGCTCTTTTCCAATTTAATGATCCTGCTTGTGCTCCTCTCTCTCCCCACAGGTGCTGCACTCCTCTGCCCGCTACTGCAAGAGCATCCTGGACGACAACAGCTCCTCTGCCCTCATCATCCTGGGCTTTGTCATCATGTCCCCACTGCTGGTGGTGGCCATGGCCATTTACTGCAGCCTGGCACGGcgcctgcagctcctggtgtgCTTCCAGCCCTACAGCCTGGCCCTGTACAAGGGGGGCCGCTGGTGTGGCTGCGGGCAGGGGGCTccgtgctgtgccaggggctgcagcacccaGCTCAAGGCCTGGGTGTGagcctgcagcaccagcagtgtcccctccctgtgcctgtcctcatcctcagccctccccgcagagctgccactgCTCAGCCAGGTCACGCTGTGGTTTATTCCAAAAAATCTGCAGTGGAGTGAAAACATGGCATGGGACAGGTGTAGGGAGAGCAGGACAGCTTCATCCTTCCAAATCCTTCCATCCTTCCAAATCACCCTGTGGTTTATCCCAAAAATCTGCGGTGGAGTGAAAACATGGCATGGGACAGGTGTAGGGAGAGCAGGACAGCTTCATTCTTCCAAATCACCCCGTGGTTTATCCCAAAAATCTGCAAAGGAAACACATGTGGGACAGGTATAAGGAGAGCAGGGCAGCTTCATCCTTCCAAATCCTTCCATCCTTCCAAATCACCCTGTGGTTTATCCCAAAAATCTGCGGTGGAGTGAAAACACAGCATGGGACAGGTGTAGGGAGAGCAGGACAGCTTCATCCTTCCAAATCCCCTCTGGTGTTGTTTGTTGGTGTTGTTTGTTGGTGTTGTTTGTTGGTGTTGTTTGTTGGTGTTGTTCCTGCTCATCACTGGCTGCTGTCCCTCCCCTTTAGAACCATTTTGTCTGCCCTTTGGAACCATTCCCAGTTTTCTGGAGAAATAAAGTTTGTGCCCAGTCCCCCCTGGAGGAGTTTGCTCTGTCTCAAAgccgtggctgcagcagaacCACCTCTTGTTCTCCACTTGGTAGCACTGTAAggtaaaatggaatttttgttCCCTTCCTGAGGATTGATTTTTCCTGCTATTTGCCCTGTGTGGCCCTGATACCACCCAGAGCAATAACCAGGGGTGGCTGCCGGGGGAAGTGaactggaggggaaaaaaataaaaaggaggaaaaatgagtTGACATTTTTTGACAAGActgaagaaaagcaggaaagttCTGCTCCAGACAGGAAGATCGTGCTGGAGGATAACCAGGTTTTGCCTGAGGGCAGTGTCTGCTCACTGGGTACAGATATTTGATACAAGCTGCTGTTCCTTTTGCTCACCTGTTGTTTCATCCAActgcttttaaaaggaaaacactCTTCAGCCTGGCAGGGATTGTAATGAACCCTCCCCGCTGCTGTCCCTGCAAAGAAACCCAGAGTTATTTGCTACAGCCTCCCCAATAAAGCAAACTTGCATTTCATTAGGTATTTCATTTCACAGAGTATTTTAATAAGGAAGGGGAAATGAATTTACCTGCGATGCCGCAGCAGAGCAGACAGCCCAGGCTGTACCTCCGGGTGtcctggcaggggcacagccccagccaggcattccagcagtgctggagctccGAGGAGGAGCTGGATTGATCCTAAATTTCCTGTggagagcccagagcctgaTCCCGAGCCTTGGaccaggggctggggcagctgtgccagcctgcagTGCCCGTGTGCCAGGCAGGGACTGTGCCACAGATGTGGGGATCCCTGGCTCTGCCTCCTCTTCACTCCCACAGGCAGGGctttgtcctggcagctcccaaaccagcccagagcacagcagggaggacagagagaaatttattttcactgttttggttttgttgttttttttccaagtgcaaCAATGCGTGGATTTAATCCCCCTGCAAGATGTCCATGCTCAAAGCCACGGCCCTGACCTGGTTCTGAGGCACTCAGAGGAcacaaaaacatttcctttggTCAGGCCCGTGTTTGTTGTTTGTGTTTCCCCGTCACTGGCTGGTCCAGGTGAAGCACAGGAAGAAGTCTCAGTGGTTATTCAGCTGTTGGAACACTCAGCTGGGGGTGCTGCAAACACAAACCATCTGTCAAGCTGAGCTGAGATCAGGAAGAGCATCTTCCAGAGCCAAGGACAACAGAGGGTTTATTGGGAGGATGCTCCATTCCTGCTCCCAGGGAGGCAGGGGAAAGGAAGCTGGAACCTGCTGCTCATACCATGAGAGGAtgtgctgctccccagctcAGCCCGGGCACTCCAAGTGCttcattttctgtggaaaaCTCTCCAGCTAATTTGGCAGGATCTGCACGGTGATAGAACATGGTAATAAAGCCCTGATAACATGTTCTGGACAGTTCCTTGTGCTCTCTCCATTGCTTCACTGAAACTTGAGTGTCTTCAGGGAAGTTCCCCTGtgctccctcccctctctccaACTGGGCACTGGTGAttgtttccagctctgctggagaaCTTGGTTAGAATGGATGGAAGTGATTAAAGAAGAgactttttaaggaaaaaaaaaaataaaggggacTTTTTAAGTGATTAAGGAAAGAATAATCTGGGAGTGCCTGCAAGGGCCCCTTCTCTCAGCTGATATTGTAAATGAGGGGAGCCTGGTGGGaggaaatgctgatgtctgactccagctcagaaggctgaatgatttctttattataactatgctatgatacattaatatactatttaaaggagatactaaaactacaaacccaCTTTTTCTAACTCCCATATCTGACTCCcaactcgtgcccctctctgagagcccagccccaggtgggttggattggccaccaggctcaaacaatcctcaccagaacccaaccaagcatcaccccagggaaacaattctccacacacattccacatgggaaaacaaggagcagaaatacaaattgttttctctttctttcctctgtgctcccctatgaaaaatcctggaaGGGAGAAAAACGTGCCTGCCACAAGCTGATCCTCCAGCGTGGGGCACGAGCTGCCCTGGCAATGCTCCCCTGGGCACTGGGTTGCCTGTCACCCTCTGGCTGAGTTTGaacagccaggtgtctgctgagcaaggcaggagcctcccctggaatggaaaaatgtgaaccccctccctccgaattgttataaatttgaaatgaGGTGGGGCTCAGCATCAAGGAGAGCCGggccagcctggcagggccagctgggtgccagcaggagaggctggcaggctcctggccctgagccTCCGAAGAGCGGGCAGGAtgtgcagggctggaccttTCCACGGTTCCTGTGAACCCCGGGGGCAGATGAGAGTCAAAGCCAGAGCTCCCAGCCAAGCCACAGGTGCTGGCTGGTTTCCcattgccctgatttttaaaagtgttaagttttctttcacagttctttggaaagttttaaATTTCTCCTAAAAGtcctttagccttctgataattacatatttctactggagttttCACGCACTGTTCGTGTAAATGAAGATTGttttgtgggtggagagaattgATGAGCTGTTGGTTTAACCAGTGTGTCACCCTCCAACCCACTGCcacttttagaattctaaaTATTGCGAGGTCAGAAACAAAATTGgctcttctttctctcttgaactCACCAaacttctgtgtactcatttcgtGTCCAGCAGTTTCCCTCTCTGCTTTCAGGTGCTGCCAGCTCCACTTGTGCCTCCTCCATTGTTCCCAAGCTCAGGACAAAGCTGAGGAAGCCAAGCCCTAGACCCTACACGgatgaacagaaataaaattagaaacCAGAGCAGACTTCCTCCAgacttgctgctgctggaagcccAGAATATCTGCTTTGTCCTTGAGAAGTTCTTCACCAGCTTCCCCTCACCACTCAGGGCTGTTTCAGGCTCAGcatatttggggaaaaaaatttgctttttggtGTCTATTTTAGCTGTGCTGGCCAGCAGCCCTCACATTTGTGACATGCAATGGTGAACTCTCACAATTCAAAGGCAAATATCATATTTATATGTTGAGAGAGGTTTTATAGATGTGTAGTTATGTTTTACACCCCTCGTGTTGTTATCGGGGAACATTTGGGAGGGTTGGCTTGTTACTATGGCAGCACCTGACCTCCAATCAAGATGTAAGGATTTAAACTTAAATCCTTAAAGGATTTAAACTTAAATCTTAAATCTTTTACTTAAATAGATAGAGAAGGAGTGGATGGAGAGAACTTTGGGAGAGCTAAAGGGTTAAAAGG comes from Lonchura striata isolate bLonStr1 chromosome 24, bLonStr1.mat, whole genome shotgun sequence and encodes:
- the TMEM278 gene encoding transmembrane protein 278; protein product: MSGQEPEDFGAEVLSEKSRMMPGLPPYDMDERLLPGEPRSPGCCLAWALLIGATNSLVFLLNLLLMFVIFTVVLLPTIVVVYFGFQCHSQVLHSSARYCKSILDDNSSSALIILGFVIMSPLLVVAMAIYCSLARRLQLLVCFQPYSLALYKGGRWCGCGQGAPCCARGCSTQLKAWV
- the MRPL20 gene encoding large ribosomal subunit protein bL20m, with product MVVLSAARWVRSRLSDRFWRVQEVLKYARHFRGRKNRCYKLAVRSVRRAFVRSTKARREKKRFLRALWITRIEAASLEHGLKYPAFISNLVKSQVELNRKVLADLAIYEPKTFKSLAALAQRRRQEGFLAALGDGKEPEGIFSRIVHHHY